The following coding sequences lie in one Eubacterium ventriosum genomic window:
- a CDS encoding transketolase: protein MEKLELEKIANNIRKETISMIHNAKSGHPGGALSATDIFTYLYFNEMNVDPKDEKNPDRDRFVLSKGHTVPALYAVLAEKGYFSKDILMTYRKMGTILQGHPDIKKTPGLDMSTGSLGQGISAAVGMALGGKLKNKDYRVYTLVGDGEIDEGQVWEALMFASHRKLDNLCVIVDNNGLQLDGTIDEIIGPNPLDEKFESFGCHVIKADGHNFDSLEKAFNEAKTVKGQPTVIIAKTVKGKGVSFMENNVSWHGAAPNDEQYKQAMEELEKAGEALCQK from the coding sequence ATGGAGAAGTTAGAATTAGAGAAAATTGCCAATAACATTCGAAAAGAAACAATATCAATGATTCATAATGCAAAGTCAGGACATCCGGGTGGAGCATTATCAGCAACAGATATTTTTACATACTTATATTTTAATGAAATGAACGTAGATCCTAAGGATGAAAAGAATCCTGACAGAGACAGATTCGTTTTATCAAAGGGACATACAGTTCCTGCACTTTATGCCGTATTAGCAGAAAAAGGATATTTTTCAAAGGATATTCTTATGACATACAGAAAGATGGGTACAATTCTTCAGGGACATCCTGATATTAAGAAAACACCTGGTCTTGATATGTCAACAGGATCTTTAGGACAGGGTATTTCAGCAGCAGTTGGAATGGCTTTAGGCGGAAAGCTTAAGAATAAAGATTACAGAGTATATACATTAGTAGGTGACGGAGAGATTGACGAAGGACAGGTTTGGGAAGCTCTTATGTTTGCTTCACACAGAAAGTTAGACAATCTTTGTGTTATCGTTGATAATAATGGATTACAGCTTGATGGAACAATTGATGAAATCATTGGACCAAATCCATTAGATGAAAAATTCGAATCATTTGGATGTCATGTTATCAAAGCAGACGGACATAATTTTGATTCACTTGAAAAAGCTTTTAACGAAGCAAAAACTGTTAAGGGACAGCCAACAGTAATCATTGCTAAGACTGTAAAAGGTAAAGGCGTTTCATTTATGGAAAATAATGTTTCATGGCATGGAGCTGCACCTAATGATGAGCAGTACAAACAGGCAATGGAAGAATTAGAAAAGGCAGGTGAAGCATTATGTCAGAAGTAA
- the fsa gene encoding fructose-6-phosphate aldolase, with the protein MKFFIDTANVEDIRKANDMGVICGVTTNPSLIAKEGRDFNEVIKEITTIVDGPISGEVKATTVDAEGMIAEGREIAKIHPNMVVKIPMTVEGLKATKVLSSEGIPVNVTLIFSANQAILAANAGAAYVSPFLGRLDDINTPGIDLIRNISEIFDIYGYDTEIIAASVRNPIHVTDCALAGADIATVPYKVIEQMTKHPLTDQGIEKFQADYKAVFGE; encoded by the coding sequence ATGAAGTTTTTTATTGATACAGCAAATGTAGAAGATATTAGAAAAGCAAATGATATGGGAGTAATTTGTGGTGTAACAACAAACCCATCATTAATTGCAAAAGAAGGAAGAGATTTCAATGAGGTAATCAAAGAAATTACTACAATTGTAGACGGACCAATCAGTGGAGAAGTAAAAGCTACAACTGTTGATGCAGAAGGTATGATTGCCGAAGGACGTGAAATTGCAAAAATCCATCCAAACATGGTAGTAAAGATTCCAATGACAGTGGAAGGATTAAAAGCAACAAAGGTACTTTCATCAGAAGGAATACCAGTAAACGTAACATTAATTTTCTCAGCAAATCAGGCAATACTTGCAGCAAATGCAGGAGCAGCATATGTATCACCATTCCTTGGAAGATTAGATGACATTAACACACCTGGAATCGACTTAATCAGAAACATTTCAGAAATCTTTGACATCTACGGATATGATACAGAAATCATTGCAGCATCAGTACGTAACCCAATCCATGTTACAGACTGTGCATTGGCAGGAGCAGATATTGCAACAGTACCTTACAAGGTAATTGAACAGATGACAAAACATCCATTAACGGATCAGGGAATTGAAAAGTTCCAGGCTGATTACAAAGCAGTATTTGGAGAATAA
- a CDS encoding PTS sugar transporter subunit IIB produces MGIKKIMCCCGSGLGSSLMIRLNVEKALKKLGISGVEVMHSSLSDASANAADLFVVGGDLENFTHSFPKVVLLENIMSMPELEEKLKKAFDEAQ; encoded by the coding sequence ATGGGAATCAAAAAAATAATGTGTTGTTGTGGTTCAGGACTTGGATCATCATTAATGATTAGACTTAATGTAGAAAAGGCATTAAAAAAATTAGGAATTAGTGGAGTTGAAGTTATGCATTCATCTTTATCAGATGCATCAGCTAACGCAGCAGATTTGTTTGTTGTAGGTGGCGACCTTGAAAACTTTACTCACTCATTCCCTAAGGTAGTTCTTTTAGAGAATATTATGTCAATGCCTGAACTTGAAGAAAAGTTAAAGAAGGCTTTTGACGAAGCACAGTAA
- a CDS encoding PTS sugar transporter subunit IIA, which yields MILDMLKKENVQILDHVDDWKEAITVSLRSLEEQGYVTPDYAKGIIDITNEMGPYYVLTDDVALIHGRPETGVLKKQLAVTVLRKPIKFSEDGKPVRLLVALAATDSESHMSVIQTLAQLFMDEEALKELIQAETAEDVYEYLLVSLYHS from the coding sequence ATGATTCTTGACATGTTAAAAAAAGAGAATGTTCAAATTCTTGATCATGTTGACGACTGGAAAGAAGCGATTACCGTCAGCCTACGTTCCCTAGAGGAACAGGGTTATGTAACGCCAGATTATGCAAAGGGTATCATCGACATCACAAATGAGATGGGTCCATATTATGTATTAACTGATGATGTTGCATTAATCCATGGGAGACCTGAAACGGGAGTGCTGAAAAAACAGCTGGCAGTAACTGTTCTTAGAAAACCAATCAAGTTTTCAGAAGACGGAAAACCCGTTCGTTTGCTGGTAGCGTTAGCAGCTACGGACTCAGAATCTCATATGTCAGTAATTCAGACATTGGCTCAGCTTTTTATGGATGAGGAAGCGTTAAAGGAATTAATCCAGGCAGAGACAGCTGAAGATGTATATGAGTACTTATTGGTTTCATTGTATCATTCGTAG